From the Carettochelys insculpta isolate YL-2023 chromosome 27, ASM3395843v1, whole genome shotgun sequence genome, one window contains:
- the PLPPR3 gene encoding phospholipid phosphatase-related protein type 3 isoform X1, with protein sequence MISPKEKPKVPKDSMTLLPCFYFVELPIVASSIVTLYFLELTDLFKPAKVGFQCYDRALSMPYVETNEEMIPLLMLLSLAFAAPAASIMVGEGIVYCLQSKLKGRSRSEGSINAGGCNFNSFLRRTVRFVGVHVFGLCATALVTDVIQLATGYHAPFFLTVCKPNYTLLGISCDSNPYITQDICSGQDQNAILSARKTFPSQHATLSAFAAVYVSMYFNSIISDSTKLLKPILVFAFAIAAGVCGLTQITQYRSHPVDVYVGFLIGSGIAAYLAYHAVGNFQAPTERPPANPTTKDALRALTQRGHDSVYHQNKSVSTDELNPQTRLEGVNREKNSLGSLKRASVDVDLLAPRSPMGKESMVTFSNTLPRVNTPSMDDPARRHMTIHVPVDASRSKQLITEWKQKSLEGRSMDAGGHVRAGSDSGGAEEEEHVPPSLYPTVQARTAERAAMGPRVLIQPRPGTSQLVHIPEETQGTTNISPNGSSAVRAKWMMMAEKGAAQRVANPPRLMQVIAMSKQQSMVSVTPKHSETSSSSTSSDSSQYRSPSERDSSSIVTIDAHAPHHPVVHLSSGNGPWEWKAAQKGSDGQDAYELNEMGKDYRGFRPTKSAGVSPGSSVSDIEQDEPRYGSVATINLAAGGGGVAERGESISENVLGPASRESTLRRKPAGLAGGEKDGHTDNEAESYYKKIQANRRFKE encoded by the exons ATGATCTCCCCAAAAGAGAAGCCCAAGGTGCCCAAGGACAGCATGACGCTCCTTCCCTGCTTCTACTTCGTGGAG ctgcccaTCGTGGCATCCTCCATCGTGACACTGTATTTCCTGGAGCTGACAGACCTCTTCAAGCCAGCCAAGGTGGGCTTCCAGTGCTATGACCGGGCCCTGTCCATGCCTTATGTGGAGACCAATGAGGAGATGATCCCTCTGCTGATGCTCCTCAGCCTGGCCTTTGCCGCTCCTGCTGCCTCG ATCATGGTCGGGGAAGGGATCGTCTACTGCCTGCAGTCCAAGCTGAAGGGGCGCAGCAGGTCCGAGGGGAGCATCAACGCCGGCGGCTGCAACTTCAACTCCTTCCTGCGCAGGACTGTAAGGTTTGTGG GGGTCCATGTGTTTGGACTCTGTGCCACCGCCCTGGTGACGGACGTGATCCAACTGGCTACTGGCTACCACGCCCCCTTTTTCCTGACTGTCTGCAAGCCCAACTACACGCTGCTGGGGATCTCCTGTGACTCCAACCCGTACATCACCCAGGACATCTGCTCGGGCCAGGACCAGAACGCCATCCTCTCTGCTCG GAAGACTTTCCCATCCCAGCATGCAACGCTCTCAGCTTTCGCTGCTGTCTACGTCTCG ATGTATTTCAACTCCATCATCTCGGACAGCACCAAGCTCCTGAAGCCCATCCTGGTCTTCGCCTTCGCCATCGCCGCCGGCGTCTGCGGCTTGACTCAGATCACCCAGTACCGCAGCCACCCTGTCGACGTCTACGTGGGCTTCCTCATTGGCTCCGGCATTGCTGCCTACCTG GCGTACCACGCCGTGGGCAACTTCCAAGCGCCAACCGAGAGgcccccagccaaccccaccACCAAGGACGCCCTGCGGGCCCTGACGCAGCGGGGCCACGACTCGGTGTACCACCAGAACAAGTCAGTCAGCACCGACGAGCTCAACCCCCAGACCCGGCTGGAGGGGGTGAACCGGGAGAAGAACTCGCTGGGCAGCCTGAAACGGGCTAGTGTGGATGTGGACCTGCTGGCCCCCCGCAGCCCCATGGGCAAGGAGAGCATGGTCACCTTCAGCAACACCCTGCCACGGGTCAACACCCCTTCCATGGACGACCCGGCCCGGCGCCACATGACCATCCACGTCCCGGTGGATGCCTCCCGCTCCAAGCAGCTCATCACTGAGTGGAAACAGAAATCCCTGGAGGGCCGCAGCATGGACGCCGGTGGCCACGTCAGGGCCGGCTCAGACTCCGGGGGCGCCGAGGAAGAGGAACACGTGCCCCCCTCGCTCTACCCGACAGTGCAGGCCCGCACTGCCGAGCGGGCCGCCATGGGGCCCCGGGTTCTCATCCAGCCGCGCCCAGGGACCTCCCAGCTGGTGCACATCCCCGAGGAGACCCAAGGCACCACCAACATCTCACCCAATGGCAGCTCAGCTGTGCGGGCCAAGTGGATGATGATGGCGGAGAAGGGGGCGGCCCAGCGGGTGGCCAACCCGCCTCGCCTCATGCAAGTCATTGCCATGTCCAAGCAGCAGAGCATGGTCTCGGTCACCCCCAAGCACTCGGAGACCTCCTCGTCCTCTACCAGCTCCGACTCCTCCCAGTACCGTTCGCCGTCGGAGCGGGACAGCTCCAGCATCGTCACCATCGACGCccacgccccacatcaccccgTGGTGCACCTCTCCTCCGGCAACGGGCCCTGGGAGTGGAAGGCGGCCCAGAAGGGCTCCGACGGGCAGGACGCCTACGAGCTGAACGAGATGGGCAAAGATTACCGGGGCTTCCGGCCCACCAAGAGCGCCGGCGTCTCCCCGGGCTCCTCCGTCAGCGACATCGAGCAGGATGAGCCGCGCTACGGCAGCGTGGCCACCATCAACCTGGccgcgggagggggcggggtggcgGAGCGGGGCGAGAGCATCTCGGAGAACGTGCTCGGACCCGCCAGCCGGGAGTCCACCCTGCGGAGGAAGCCCGCCGGCCTGGCAGGCGGCGAGAAGGACGGACACACGGACAACGAGGCGGAAAGCTACTACAAGAAAATCCAAGCCAACCGGAGATTTAAGGAgtaa
- the PLPPR3 gene encoding phospholipid phosphatase-related protein type 3 isoform X2, with amino-acid sequence MPYVETNEEMIPLLMLLSLAFAAPAASIMVGEGIVYCLQSKLKGRSRSEGSINAGGCNFNSFLRRTVRFVGVHVFGLCATALVTDVIQLATGYHAPFFLTVCKPNYTLLGISCDSNPYITQDICSGQDQNAILSARKTFPSQHATLSAFAAVYVSMYFNSIISDSTKLLKPILVFAFAIAAGVCGLTQITQYRSHPVDVYVGFLIGSGIAAYLAYHAVGNFQAPTERPPANPTTKDALRALTQRGHDSVYHQNKSVSTDELNPQTRLEGVNREKNSLGSLKRASVDVDLLAPRSPMGKESMVTFSNTLPRVNTPSMDDPARRHMTIHVPVDASRSKQLITEWKQKSLEGRSMDAGGHVRAGSDSGGAEEEEHVPPSLYPTVQARTAERAAMGPRVLIQPRPGTSQLVHIPEETQGTTNISPNGSSAVRAKWMMMAEKGAAQRVANPPRLMQVIAMSKQQSMVSVTPKHSETSSSSTSSDSSQYRSPSERDSSSIVTIDAHAPHHPVVHLSSGNGPWEWKAAQKGSDGQDAYELNEMGKDYRGFRPTKSAGVSPGSSVSDIEQDEPRYGSVATINLAAGGGGVAERGESISENVLGPASRESTLRRKPAGLAGGEKDGHTDNEAESYYKKIQANRRFKE; translated from the exons ATGCCTTATGTGGAGACCAATGAGGAGATGATCCCTCTGCTGATGCTCCTCAGCCTGGCCTTTGCCGCTCCTGCTGCCTCG ATCATGGTCGGGGAAGGGATCGTCTACTGCCTGCAGTCCAAGCTGAAGGGGCGCAGCAGGTCCGAGGGGAGCATCAACGCCGGCGGCTGCAACTTCAACTCCTTCCTGCGCAGGACTGTAAGGTTTGTGG GGGTCCATGTGTTTGGACTCTGTGCCACCGCCCTGGTGACGGACGTGATCCAACTGGCTACTGGCTACCACGCCCCCTTTTTCCTGACTGTCTGCAAGCCCAACTACACGCTGCTGGGGATCTCCTGTGACTCCAACCCGTACATCACCCAGGACATCTGCTCGGGCCAGGACCAGAACGCCATCCTCTCTGCTCG GAAGACTTTCCCATCCCAGCATGCAACGCTCTCAGCTTTCGCTGCTGTCTACGTCTCG ATGTATTTCAACTCCATCATCTCGGACAGCACCAAGCTCCTGAAGCCCATCCTGGTCTTCGCCTTCGCCATCGCCGCCGGCGTCTGCGGCTTGACTCAGATCACCCAGTACCGCAGCCACCCTGTCGACGTCTACGTGGGCTTCCTCATTGGCTCCGGCATTGCTGCCTACCTG GCGTACCACGCCGTGGGCAACTTCCAAGCGCCAACCGAGAGgcccccagccaaccccaccACCAAGGACGCCCTGCGGGCCCTGACGCAGCGGGGCCACGACTCGGTGTACCACCAGAACAAGTCAGTCAGCACCGACGAGCTCAACCCCCAGACCCGGCTGGAGGGGGTGAACCGGGAGAAGAACTCGCTGGGCAGCCTGAAACGGGCTAGTGTGGATGTGGACCTGCTGGCCCCCCGCAGCCCCATGGGCAAGGAGAGCATGGTCACCTTCAGCAACACCCTGCCACGGGTCAACACCCCTTCCATGGACGACCCGGCCCGGCGCCACATGACCATCCACGTCCCGGTGGATGCCTCCCGCTCCAAGCAGCTCATCACTGAGTGGAAACAGAAATCCCTGGAGGGCCGCAGCATGGACGCCGGTGGCCACGTCAGGGCCGGCTCAGACTCCGGGGGCGCCGAGGAAGAGGAACACGTGCCCCCCTCGCTCTACCCGACAGTGCAGGCCCGCACTGCCGAGCGGGCCGCCATGGGGCCCCGGGTTCTCATCCAGCCGCGCCCAGGGACCTCCCAGCTGGTGCACATCCCCGAGGAGACCCAAGGCACCACCAACATCTCACCCAATGGCAGCTCAGCTGTGCGGGCCAAGTGGATGATGATGGCGGAGAAGGGGGCGGCCCAGCGGGTGGCCAACCCGCCTCGCCTCATGCAAGTCATTGCCATGTCCAAGCAGCAGAGCATGGTCTCGGTCACCCCCAAGCACTCGGAGACCTCCTCGTCCTCTACCAGCTCCGACTCCTCCCAGTACCGTTCGCCGTCGGAGCGGGACAGCTCCAGCATCGTCACCATCGACGCccacgccccacatcaccccgTGGTGCACCTCTCCTCCGGCAACGGGCCCTGGGAGTGGAAGGCGGCCCAGAAGGGCTCCGACGGGCAGGACGCCTACGAGCTGAACGAGATGGGCAAAGATTACCGGGGCTTCCGGCCCACCAAGAGCGCCGGCGTCTCCCCGGGCTCCTCCGTCAGCGACATCGAGCAGGATGAGCCGCGCTACGGCAGCGTGGCCACCATCAACCTGGccgcgggagggggcggggtggcgGAGCGGGGCGAGAGCATCTCGGAGAACGTGCTCGGACCCGCCAGCCGGGAGTCCACCCTGCGGAGGAAGCCCGCCGGCCTGGCAGGCGGCGAGAAGGACGGACACACGGACAACGAGGCGGAAAGCTACTACAAGAAAATCCAAGCCAACCGGAGATTTAAGGAgtaa